Proteins from one methanogenic archaeon mixed culture ISO4-G1 genomic window:
- a CDS encoding PAS domain-containing protein, producing the protein MDLSPIFKSIIDQDTAPVVICDTAHFVIYMNPAAVEHYSDRGGSSIIGRLIFDCHNPRSGEAIRRVFDWFAKDKGNNIIHTMFLERTNEDIYMVALRDEKGELIGYYEKYESRTRDETPLYKFE; encoded by the coding sequence ATGGACCTATCACCTATATTCAAGAGCATCATCGACCAGGATACGGCACCCGTCGTGATCTGCGATACCGCTCATTTTGTCATCTACATGAATCCGGCGGCGGTCGAGCATTATTCCGACAGGGGAGGCTCGAGCATAATCGGGCGCCTGATCTTCGACTGCCACAACCCCAGGTCCGGAGAGGCCATCCGCAGGGTCTTCGATTGGTTCGCCAAGGACAAGGGGAACAACATAATCCACACGATGTTCCTCGAAAGGACCAACGAGGACATCTACATGGTCGCACTGCGCGACGAGAAGGGTGAGCTCATCGGTTATTACGAGAAGTACGAGTCCAGGACCAGGGACGAGACCCCGTTGTATAAGTTCGAGTGA
- a CDS encoding FAD-dependent pyridine nucleotide-disulfide oxidoreductase, whose translation MEIADMAKKIIVIGSGAAGMTAASTARAKDPECEITVFTQDSDIAYSPCAIPWGIEGKSKWTDVVMHTPEFYEKHRGIKVYTETTVESVDDAAKTVTAGGKAYQYDSLIIATGGRVFVPPIEGTGLKNVFIVRTVKDGKNIQEALKDAKNVVIGGAGVIGLELAVSFKNMGKNVTVIEMMDQVIPRIADKDMADIMQKHLEEMGIEFVMKAPIQSVNGTDKVTSVTAAGKEYPCEVMIFATGVRANLDIPKALGFDIGQLNAVIVAPTLQPYKRGRLVPDIYVAGDLVQCESAIMNGATMSQLGSTAVKQGIVAGNNAVCGDKKLFGPVASPWVSLIGEKQIAGTGLSKGLASWYGVDVVEGKAKGLTRARYYPGGKELIVKVLADKTSHRIIGAQIIAGEEATGRIDWLTSAAINGVTAEDFLVRSENAYCPPTSMVQDVVIAAVEDLCKNLS comes from the coding sequence ATGGAGATAGCCGACATGGCAAAGAAAATCATAGTCATCGGTTCGGGGGCCGCGGGAATGACCGCAGCCTCTACCGCCAGGGCCAAGGACCCTGAGTGCGAGATCACCGTCTTCACACAGGACAGTGACATCGCATACTCCCCCTGCGCCATTCCATGGGGTATCGAGGGAAAGAGCAAATGGACCGACGTCGTGATGCACACTCCAGAATTCTACGAGAAGCACCGTGGAATCAAGGTGTACACCGAAACGACGGTCGAGTCCGTGGACGATGCTGCCAAAACCGTCACCGCAGGCGGAAAAGCATACCAGTACGATTCGTTGATCATAGCCACCGGTGGAAGGGTGTTCGTGCCCCCCATCGAGGGAACGGGACTGAAGAACGTGTTCATCGTCAGGACCGTGAAGGACGGAAAGAACATCCAGGAGGCTCTGAAGGACGCCAAGAACGTCGTCATCGGCGGAGCGGGTGTCATCGGTCTCGAGCTCGCGGTCTCGTTCAAGAACATGGGGAAGAACGTCACGGTCATCGAGATGATGGACCAGGTCATCCCCCGTATCGCGGACAAGGACATGGCCGACATCATGCAGAAGCACCTAGAGGAGATGGGGATCGAGTTCGTCATGAAGGCGCCGATCCAGTCCGTCAACGGTACCGACAAGGTCACCAGCGTCACGGCCGCCGGCAAGGAGTACCCCTGCGAGGTCATGATCTTCGCTACTGGTGTACGCGCCAACCTCGACATCCCGAAGGCATTGGGATTCGACATCGGACAGCTCAATGCGGTCATCGTCGCACCGACGCTCCAGCCCTACAAGAGGGGCAGGCTCGTCCCCGACATCTACGTCGCAGGGGACCTCGTCCAGTGCGAGTCCGCGATCATGAACGGCGCCACAATGAGCCAGCTCGGTTCCACCGCAGTCAAGCAGGGGATCGTCGCAGGTAACAACGCGGTCTGCGGCGACAAGAAGCTGTTCGGACCCGTCGCGAGCCCGTGGGTCAGCCTGATCGGCGAGAAGCAGATCGCCGGAACGGGACTCTCCAAAGGACTTGCATCCTGGTACGGCGTCGACGTCGTGGAGGGGAAGGCCAAGGGCCTCACCCGCGCCAGATACTATCCCGGTGGAAAGGAGCTCATCGTCAAGGTCCTGGCGGACAAGACGTCCCACAGGATCATCGGAGCACAGATCATCGCAGGAGAGGAGGCCACTGGCCGTATCGACTGGCTGACTTCCGCCGCCATCAACGGTGTCACCGCCGAGGACTTCCTCGTGCGCTCTGAGAACGCCTACTGCCCGCCCACATCCATGGTACAGGATGTGGTCATCGCGGCCGTAGAGGACCTTTGCAAGAACCTCTCGTGA
- a CDS encoding radical SAM enzyme TIGR01210 family, with the protein MKERRSPYELEALWKEGDMVGGEKARAMVVIMRTNGCCWVKHGGCTMCGYREASLMNVTPEDLLKQLEQAKSKYKDEPFVKIYTSGSFLDDNEIPPSVRETVFDEFRGCGRLLFESRPEFITPDVVGSLPKNATVALGLESSNPEVLRTSVHKGFTPEDIRRAGELLKDNGLGVRTYLLLKPPFMTEEMAIKDAVQSARFADPFSDEISVNPLNVQRGTYVERLWKRGEFRSPWIWSLIEVFROLSGTVNARLMSSPSGGGAMRGVHNCGQCDQAALEAIERFSYSQDVKDLDITCGCRTKWEAYLRSEAILGSPADLDRDFENELALRM; encoded by the coding sequence ATGAAAGAAAGGAGATCACCCTACGAGCTTGAAGCCCTCTGGAAGGAAGGCGACATGGTAGGAGGCGAGAAGGCCAGGGCTATGGTCGTCATCATGCGCACCAACGGATGCTGTTGGGTGAAGCACGGAGGTTGTACCATGTGCGGCTACCGCGAGGCATCGCTGATGAACGTCACGCCGGAGGATCTCCTCAAACAGCTGGAACAGGCCAAGTCCAAGTACAAGGATGAGCCGTTCGTCAAGATATACACATCGGGCAGTTTCTTGGACGACAACGAGATCCCGCCTTCCGTCAGGGAGACGGTCTTCGACGAGTTCAGGGGATGCGGGCGCCTCCTGTTCGAGAGCCGCCCGGAGTTCATAACCCCCGATGTGGTCGGCAGCCTGCCGAAGAACGCGACGGTCGCACTGGGGCTCGAGAGCTCGAACCCGGAGGTGCTGAGGACATCCGTCCACAAGGGATTCACCCCGGAGGACATCAGGAGGGCAGGGGAACTGCTCAAGGACAACGGCCTCGGGGTCAGGACATACCTGCTCCTCAAGCCGCCCTTCATGACGGAGGAGATGGCGATAAAGGACGCCGTCCAGTCGGCCAGGTTCGCGGATCCGTTCTCGGACGAGATCTCGGTCAACCCGCTGAACGTCCAGAGGGGCACCTACGTGGAGCGCCTGTGGAAGAGGGGCGAGTTCAGGTCCCCGTGGATCTGGTCGCTCATAGAGGTGTTCAGATAGCTGTCCGGTACCGTGAACGCGCGCCTCATGTCATCCCCCTCGGGAGGAGGGGCCATGAGGGGCGTCCACAACTGCGGTCAGTGCGACCAGGCGGCCTTGGAGGCCATAGAGAGATTCAGTTACTCGCAGGACGTCAAGGACCTTGACATAACCTGCGGATGCAGGACCAAATGGGAGGCCTACCTGCGTTCCGAGGCGATCCTCGGTTCGCCCGCGGACCTCGACAGGGACTTCGAAAACGAGTTAGCGCTAAGGATGTGA
- a CDS encoding ribosomal protein L3P Rpl3p, producing the protein MPQRRRPQKGSRAFGPRKRAQSQTPRLDSWPEISGAPKIQGFAGYKAGMTHAFIVDKRAKSTTSGMELQVPVTVVEVPPMKIAAVRFYESSIVGLKTAGEVWAKDLDPLLDRRLNVPKNHDEASFARYEGLDIEDVRVLAYTQPKAVSGVPKKVPDLMELRIGGGTIDERVAYAKQILGTEVAFTDFSPEGSLVDVIAVTKGKGFQGVTKRWGVKLLSHRNSKHRRGIGNLGPKRPGYVRSTVPGSGQMGYHQRTEFNKKVIKVGTDGAEVTPRGGFLNYGEVRNTYILVHGSVPGPTKRLIRFRDATRLPKKADMEAVDVTYVSVDSKQGA; encoded by the coding sequence ATGCCACAAAGAAGACGTCCACAGAAAGGATCTAGGGCATTCGGCCCTAGGAAGAGAGCACAGTCTCAGACACCGAGGCTCGACTCTTGGCCAGAGATCAGCGGCGCCCCTAAAATCCAGGGCTTCGCTGGTTACAAGGCAGGAATGACACACGCTTTCATCGTTGACAAGCGTGCAAAGAGCACCACCTCCGGAATGGAGCTCCAGGTGCCCGTGACCGTCGTCGAGGTCCCCCCGATGAAGATCGCGGCAGTCAGATTCTACGAGAGCAGCATCGTTGGACTGAAGACAGCAGGAGAGGTCTGGGCAAAGGACCTCGACCCGCTCCTCGACAGGCGCCTCAACGTTCCCAAGAACCACGATGAGGCTTCCTTCGCTAGGTATGAGGGACTGGACATCGAGGATGTCCGCGTACTCGCTTACACCCAGCCCAAGGCAGTCTCCGGAGTACCCAAGAAGGTACCCGACCTCATGGAGCTCAGGATCGGCGGCGGAACGATCGACGAGAGGGTAGCATACGCAAAGCAGATACTCGGTACCGAGGTCGCATTCACCGACTTCTCCCCCGAGGGATCACTGGTCGATGTCATCGCAGTGACCAAGGGTAAGGGATTCCAGGGAGTGACCAAGAGGTGGGGAGTCAAGCTCCTGTCCCACAGGAACAGCAAGCACCGCCGCGGAATCGGTAACCTCGGACCCAAGAGACCCGGATACGTCAGATCGACCGTTCCCGGATCCGGACAGATGGGATACCACCAGAGGACCGAGTTCAACAAGAAAGTCATCAAGGTCGGAACAGACGGCGCAGAGGTAACCCCCAGGGGAGGATTCCTCAACTACGGAGAGGTCAGGAACACATACATCCTCGTCCACGGCTCCGTACCCGGACCCACCAAGAGGCTCATCAGATTCAGAGATGCGACCAGGCTTCCCAAGAAGGCCGACATGGAGGCAGTCGACGTGACATACGTCTCTGTCGATTCGAAACAGGGGGCATGA
- a CDS encoding ribosomal protein L4P Rpl4p encodes MATTNVYAVSGGVAGTVEVPEAFATPYRPDIIKKAVLAAAANGRQPYGPGARSGMRHAVSFRGKGTGSARNQRIHGLGKAGESPNNVSGRRAHPPVPERIWAQKVNKKEAKIARASALAATGCADCVKARGHQFDDSVTFPIVVEDAFSDVKETAEVIEVLEKIGIGYDLDRAKDGRKIRAGRGTMRNRKYRTPVSVLIVVADEERNAPIFKSASNIPGVSVEEIKTLNTSILAPGGDAGRLTVYTKAAIEAIGGWTQ; translated from the coding sequence ATGGCAACAACAAATGTTTATGCAGTCAGCGGCGGAGTCGCCGGAACCGTTGAGGTCCCCGAGGCATTCGCAACCCCCTACAGGCCCGACATCATCAAGAAGGCAGTCCTTGCGGCAGCGGCCAACGGCAGGCAGCCCTACGGACCCGGTGCAAGGTCTGGAATGAGGCACGCGGTCAGCTTCCGCGGAAAGGGAACCGGATCCGCACGTAACCAGAGGATCCACGGACTCGGAAAGGCCGGAGAGTCACCCAACAACGTCTCGGGAAGGAGGGCACACCCGCCAGTACCCGAGAGGATCTGGGCACAGAAGGTCAACAAGAAAGAGGCGAAGATCGCACGCGCATCCGCACTCGCAGCAACAGGCTGTGCGGACTGTGTCAAGGCACGCGGACACCAGTTCGATGATTCCGTCACCTTCCCCATCGTCGTCGAGGACGCATTCAGCGACGTGAAGGAGACAGCAGAGGTCATCGAGGTTCTCGAGAAGATCGGAATCGGCTACGACCTTGACCGTGCAAAGGACGGACGCAAGATCCGTGCAGGAAGGGGAACTATGAGGAACAGGAAGTACCGCACCCCCGTATCCGTTCTCATCGTCGTCGCAGACGAGGAGAGGAACGCACCGATCTTCAAGAGCGCATCCAACATCCCCGGAGTTTCCGTTGAGGAGATCAAGACCCTCAACACGAGCATCCTTGCTCCCGGAGGAGACGCAGGAAGGCTCACTGTCTACACCAAGGCAGCTATCGAGGCAATAGGAGGCTGGACACAATGA
- a CDS encoding ribosomal protein L23P Rpl23p — protein sequence MKQSDVLIRPFVTEKSTNHMTGTPTQNYKDGNKIEFIVHRNADKDTIKTVFEERFEVKVEKVWTRIQKDGKHAIIKLAEGYSAEDVGMRVGVF from the coding sequence ATGAAGCAGAGTGATGTTCTCATCAGGCCGTTCGTGACTGAGAAGTCCACGAACCACATGACCGGCACTCCCACACAGAACTACAAGGACGGAAATAAGATCGAGTTCATTGTCCACAGGAACGCGGACAAGGACACCATCAAGACCGTCTTCGAGGAGCGCTTCGAGGTCAAAGTAGAGAAAGTCTGGACCAGAATCCAGAAGGACGGAAAGCACGCCATCATCAAGCTCGCGGAAGGATACTCCGCAGAGGATGTAGGTATGAGAGTCGGAGTCTTCTGA
- a CDS encoding ribosomal protein L2P Rpl2p: MGKRLIPMRRGRGTSLYRSPSHRHVDDVRLPAFNEGTAVIKDLIQAPGRTCPLAVLDVNGKIDYQLAVEGTKVGQTIVIGGSEIKAGNITMLSKIPEGTTVHNVEARPGDGGKFVKTAGSSGTVVSRGDKVMVLMPSGAIKEFSPTCRAAIGVVAGGGRGDKPLAKAGKNVLTLRSRSKAPFKTKGVAMNAVDHPHGGGSHAHVGGPNCQKRTASPGQKVGFLPPKKKIRK; the protein is encoded by the coding sequence ATGGGAAAAAGATTGATACCAATGAGAAGGGGTCGCGGAACCTCTTTGTACCGCTCACCCAGCCACAGGCACGTTGACGACGTCAGGCTCCCCGCGTTCAACGAGGGAACCGCAGTCATCAAGGACCTGATCCAGGCACCCGGAAGGACATGCCCTCTCGCAGTCCTTGACGTGAACGGTAAGATAGACTACCAGCTGGCAGTCGAGGGAACCAAGGTCGGTCAGACGATCGTCATCGGCGGCTCCGAGATCAAGGCTGGAAACATAACGATGCTCTCCAAGATTCCCGAGGGAACCACCGTGCACAACGTCGAGGCAAGGCCCGGCGACGGTGGAAAGTTCGTGAAGACCGCCGGATCCTCCGGAACCGTCGTCTCCAGGGGAGACAAGGTCATGGTCCTCATGCCCTCAGGTGCCATCAAGGAGTTCAGCCCCACATGCCGCGCCGCAATCGGTGTGGTCGCTGGTGGCGGAAGGGGAGACAAGCCCCTCGCGAAAGCAGGTAAGAACGTTCTGACACTCAGGTCCAGATCCAAGGCGCCCTTCAAGACGAAGGGAGTCGCGATGAACGCTGTGGACCACCCCCACGGAGGAGGAAGCCACGCACACGTCGGAGGACCCAACTGTCAGAAGAGAACAGCATCGCCTGGTCAGAAGGTAGGATTCCTGCCTCCTAAGAAGAAAATAAGGAAGTGA
- a CDS encoding ribosomal protein S19P Rps19p has product MGKKIIAGSAKASRRKSRKKASAIQARRKKEFLYRGFTMEDLLAMSFEEVLGLMPSRSRRTYLRGLNYEQQLLFDKLKDATEPVRTHRRDLPIIPQFVGKTVSVYNGREFKDIEIKPEMIGCFIGEFVQTRKLPVHSGPGVGATRSSKFMPLK; this is encoded by the coding sequence ATGGGAAAGAAGATTATTGCAGGATCGGCAAAAGCCTCGAGGAGGAAGTCCAGGAAGAAGGCGTCGGCAATCCAGGCACGCAGGAAGAAGGAGTTCCTGTACCGTGGATTCACGATGGAGGACCTTCTGGCGATGTCGTTCGAGGAGGTTCTCGGACTCATGCCTTCAAGGTCAAGGAGGACATACCTCCGCGGTCTGAACTACGAGCAGCAGCTCCTGTTCGACAAGCTGAAGGACGCCACCGAGCCCGTCAGGACCCACCGCAGGGACCTGCCGATCATACCCCAGTTCGTGGGAAAGACCGTCAGCGTCTACAACGGTCGCGAGTTCAAAGACATAGAGATCAAGCCCGAGATGATCGGCTGCTTCATTGGAGAGTTCGTCCAGACAAGGAAGCTTCCAGTGCACTCCGGACCCGGAGTCGGTGCTACTAGGTCATCCAAGTTCATGCCGTTGAAGTGA
- a CDS encoding ribosomal protein L22P Rpl22p, whose protein sequence is MVNSGYTAVADPDTTAKALGREMPISPKFAREVAGMVRGMKVETAQKALEEVIEKKRPVPLKRYNKRVSHKAGVGPGRYPVKAAKAILSVIDSAVSNAEYKGLDVSGMAIATISVSRGRVIPGHMPRAHGRATEWNQDTVNVEVIIQEVE, encoded by the coding sequence ATGGTTAATTCAGGTTATACTGCAGTAGCTGACCCCGACACGACAGCAAAGGCACTCGGAAGGGAGATGCCCATCTCCCCCAAGTTCGCCCGCGAGGTCGCCGGCATGGTACGCGGAATGAAGGTCGAGACCGCTCAGAAGGCTCTCGAGGAAGTGATCGAGAAGAAGAGGCCCGTTCCCCTTAAGAGATACAATAAGAGAGTATCTCATAAGGCGGGAGTCGGACCCGGAAGATACCCGGTGAAGGCCGCCAAGGCGATCCTCAGCGTTATCGACAGCGCTGTCTCCAACGCGGAGTACAAGGGACTCGACGTCTCAGGCATGGCCATCGCCACGATATCCGTCTCCAGGGGACGCGTCATCCCCGGGCACATGCCCAGGGCCCACGGACGTGCCACCGAGTGGAACCAGGATACCGTCAACGTGGAAGTCATCATCCAGGAGGTTGAGTGA
- a CDS encoding ribosomal protein S3P Rps3p has product MAAERKIVAEYVRRVLLKEYLMKEVSRAGFGGLDVQRTPMGTRVILTTERPGLVIGRRGQTIKTLTQVIEEQFGFENPQIEVQEVENASLNAQIMAEKLAFSLERGWHFRRAGHSTVRRIMDAGARGCYIIVAGKLSGQRHRTEKFKEGNIKFCGETKAQFIEHGYAVAKLKMGVIGVTVEIMVKDAKMPADINVLNKTEAAAVLPDLFNAPAVEAPAEAEVEVTEEAQ; this is encoded by the coding sequence ATGGCAGCAGAGAGAAAGATCGTTGCCGAGTACGTCCGCAGGGTTCTCCTCAAGGAGTACCTCATGAAAGAGGTCAGCCGTGCCGGATTCGGAGGACTCGACGTCCAGAGGACACCCATGGGAACCCGTGTCATCCTCACGACTGAGAGGCCGGGACTCGTCATCGGAAGGCGCGGTCAGACAATCAAGACTCTGACCCAGGTAATCGAGGAGCAGTTCGGCTTCGAGAACCCCCAGATCGAGGTTCAGGAAGTCGAGAACGCAAGCCTCAACGCACAGATCATGGCCGAGAAGCTGGCCTTCTCCCTTGAGAGGGGATGGCACTTCCGCAGAGCAGGACACTCCACGGTCCGCAGGATCATGGATGCCGGCGCACGCGGATGCTACATCATCGTGGCAGGAAAGCTCTCCGGTCAGAGGCACAGGACTGAGAAGTTCAAAGAGGGCAACATCAAGTTCTGCGGAGAGACCAAGGCCCAGTTCATCGAGCACGGCTACGCCGTCGCGAAGCTGAAGATGGGAGTCATCGGTGTCACCGTCGAGATCATGGTCAAGGACGCGAAGATGCCCGCGGACATCAACGTCCTCAACAAGACAGAGGCTGCGGCAGTCCTGCCCGATCTCTTCAACGCACCCGCCGTCGAGGCACCCGCCGAGGCGGAGGTCGAGGTAACAGAGGAGGCGCAGTGA
- a CDS encoding ribosomal protein L29P Rpl29p encodes MAALKTADIRNMSVEERNQKLKELRDELMHERGVSAMGGAPSSPGAIKALRLNIARILTVQKEEEKI; translated from the coding sequence ATGGCCGCACTGAAAACAGCAGACATCAGGAACATGTCCGTCGAGGAGCGCAATCAGAAACTGAAGGAGCTCCGCGACGAACTGATGCACGAGAGGGGAGTCTCCGCCATGGGCGGAGCACCTTCCAGCCCCGGAGCCATCAAGGCCCTGAGGCTCAACATCGCTCGCATCCTGACCGTCCAGAAGGAGGAGGAAAAGATCTGA
- a CDS encoding translation initiation factor aSUI1: MAEICPVCGLPKELCMCEEIAREQQTVRISVDSRRYGKMVTVIDGIDENDIDIADLAKQLKNKCAAGGTYKDGRIELQGDHKKRVKSVLEEMGFRTEVR, from the coding sequence ATGGCTGAGATTTGCCCCGTATGTGGACTGCCCAAGGAACTCTGCATGTGCGAGGAGATCGCACGCGAGCAGCAGACCGTAAGGATCTCAGTCGACAGCCGCAGGTACGGAAAGATGGTCACCGTCATCGACGGGATCGATGAGAACGACATCGACATCGCCGACCTCGCGAAACAGCTGAAGAACAAGTGCGCCGCCGGCGGAACATACAAAGACGGACGCATCGAACTCCAGGGAGACCACAAGAAAAGAGTGAAGTCGGTCCTGGAGGAAATGGGATTCCGCACAGAGGTAAGATGA
- a CDS encoding ribonuclease P subunit P29 — MKDNLFIRTEFIGLDVEVLSTPYSGISGKVVDETKNTFTIDSAGTERMVPKPGNEFRFTYEGRTIDIIGSKIVYRPEDRIKKVR; from the coding sequence ATGAAAGATAATCTCTTCATTAGAACTGAGTTCATTGGATTGGACGTGGAAGTGCTGTCTACACCATACTCGGGTATTTCCGGTAAGGTGGTCGACGAGACCAAGAACACGTTTACCATCGATTCGGCCGGAACTGAGAGAATGGTACCCAAGCCAGGCAATGAATTCAGGTTCACATATGAAGGCAGAACCATCGACATCATCGGATCAAAGATAGTTTACCGACCAGAGGACAGAATCAAAAAGGTTAGGTGA
- a CDS encoding ribosomal protein S17P Rps17p — MTAKIKDIGFDVVPPTSECNDPNCPFHGALAVRGQTIDGVVATVKMNKTVVVERNYMRYMHKYERYEKRSSRYVAHAAPCLGLKVGDRVTIAECRPLSKTVTFAVIEKKE, encoded by the coding sequence ATGACAGCAAAAATCAAGGACATCGGATTCGACGTCGTCCCTCCAACTTCGGAGTGCAATGACCCCAACTGCCCCTTCCACGGAGCGTTGGCTGTCAGGGGACAGACGATCGACGGAGTGGTTGCCACGGTCAAGATGAACAAGACCGTCGTCGTAGAGCGCAACTACATGAGATACATGCACAAGTACGAGAGATACGAGAAGAGGTCCAGCAGGTACGTCGCACACGCGGCACCCTGCCTGGGACTCAAGGTCGGCGACAGGGTCACCATCGCGGAATGCAGGCCCCTGTCCAAGACAGTAACTTTCGCAGTCATCGAGAAGAAGGAGTGA
- a CDS encoding ribosomal protein L14P Rpl14p, protein MKGIAGNQTRGLQNGSQLDVIDNTGAKVIEIITVPGYHGTARRVPSAGVGDLVIASVKKGTPAMRRQIVFAVIVRQRRPMRRPDGTMVFFEDNAAVITTETGEVKGTDIKGPVAREAAERWPRVSATASTII, encoded by the coding sequence ATGAAGGGAATCGCCGGAAACCAGACGAGGGGACTTCAGAACGGATCCCAGCTCGATGTCATCGACAACACTGGAGCAAAGGTAATCGAGATCATCACGGTCCCCGGTTACCACGGAACAGCAAGGAGGGTACCCTCGGCAGGAGTCGGGGACCTCGTAATCGCATCGGTCAAGAAGGGAACGCCCGCGATGAGGAGGCAGATCGTCTTCGCAGTCATCGTGCGCCAGAGGCGCCCCATGAGGAGACCCGATGGAACCATGGTCTTCTTCGAGGACAACGCAGCGGTCATCACCACTGAGACCGGAGAAGTCAAGGGAACAGACATCAAAGGCCCTGTAGCCAGGGAAGCCGCCGAGAGGTGGCCCCGTGTGTCCGCTACCGCGAGCACGATCATCTGA
- a CDS encoding ribosomal protein L24P Rpl24p gives MVSSKARTQRKAQANATAHVKRKMLSAHLSDDLREKYGKRTVRVCKGDTVIVVRGNEDIRNIEGKVVNVYTKTGRVAIEGVTIKQADGTEAERPIHASNLVVTKLNTEDQWRMDSLSKKEAKE, from the coding sequence ATGGTAAGCAGCAAAGCAAGGACACAGAGGAAGGCACAGGCCAACGCAACCGCGCACGTGAAGAGGAAGATGCTCTCAGCCCACCTCAGCGATGACCTCCGTGAGAAGTACGGAAAGCGCACCGTCAGGGTATGCAAGGGAGACACCGTGATCGTCGTCCGCGGAAACGAGGACATCAGGAACATCGAGGGTAAGGTCGTAAACGTCTACACCAAGACCGGACGCGTCGCAATCGAGGGCGTCACGATCAAGCAGGCGGACGGAACAGAGGCCGAGCGCCCGATCCACGCATCCAATCTCGTGGTCACCAAGCTGAACACGGAGGACCAGTGGAGAATGGATTCACTGTCGAAGAAGGAGGCTAAAGAATGA